The Stenotrophomonas indicatrix DNA segment TATAGGCGTTGCCTGTGAATTGGGGAGGAAACCGGTTCCCAGGCCGCCGCTGCGGACTGCCGAACACTGCGTCCGGCGTGAATACGTATGCAGGCAGCGCCATCGTCCCGGGCCGCCGCTAAGCTTGCGGGAGTTGGTTTTCAGCCCGCTTCTGGCGGGTCCCGCATGCCCGGAGGGGGGCTGTCGATGTCGCACTATCCATGGTGGCGCGGAGCCGTCATCTACCAGATCTACCCGCGCAGTTTCCTCGACGCCAACGGCGACGGGGTAGGCGACCTGCCCGGCATCATCCAGCGCCTGGACCATATCGCCGCGCTGGGCGTGGATGCGATCTGGATCTCGCCGTTCTTCCGATCGCCGATGGCCGACTTCGGCTATGACATCGCCGACTACCGCGATGTCGATCCGCTGTTCGGCAGCCTGGACGACTTCGACCGGCTGCTGGCCAAGGCGCATGGTCTTGGCCTGAAGGTGATGATCGACCAGGTGCTCAGTCACACCTCGATCGAGCACGCCTGGTTCCGCGAGAGCCGGCAGGACCGCAGCAACCCGAAGGCGGACTGGTATGTGTGGGTGGATCCGCGCGAAGACGGCACGCCCCCCAACAACTGGCTGTCGCTGTTCGGCGGCGGTGCCTGGCAGTGGGAGCCGCGCCGCGAGCAGTACTACCTGCACAACTTCCTGGTGGACCAGCCGGACCTGAATTTCCACAACCCGCAGGTGCAGCAGGCGACCCTGGACAACGTGCGCTTCTGGCTGGACCGGGGTGTGGATGGCTTCCGCCTGGATGCGATCAACTTCTGCTTCCATGACGCGCAGCTGCGCGACAACCCGCCCAAGCCGGCCGACAAGCGCGTCGGCCGCGGCTTCAGCGCGGACAACCCGTACGCCTACCAGTACCACTATTACAACAACACCCAGCCGGAGAACCTGCCGTTCCTGGAGCAGCTGCGCGCCCTGCTGGACGAGTACCCGGGGGCGGTGAGCTTGGGCGAGATCTCCTCGGAGGATTCGCTGGCGACCACCGCCGAATACACCCAGGATGGCCGCCTGCACATGGGCTACAGCTTCGAGCTGCTGGTCAACGATTACAGCGCGGCCTACATCCGCGACACCGTTTCGCGCCTGGAAGCGGCGATGACCGAAGGCTGGCCGTGCTGGGCGGTGTCCAACCACGATGTGGAGCGGGCGGTCAGCCGCTGGGGTGGCCATCCGGCCGACCCGCGCCTGGCGCGGATGCTGGTGGCGCTGCTGTGTTCACTGCGTGGTTCGGTCTGTCTGTACCAAGGCGAGGAGTTGGGCCTGGCCGAGGCCGACGTGCCGTTCGAGGCGCTGCAGGACCCGTACGGCATCACATTCTGGCCGAACTTCAAGGGCCGTGATGGCTGCCGCACGCCGCTGCCGTGGATCGACGCGCCGCTGGCCGGCTTCACTACCGGAAAGCCGTGGCTGCCGATCCCGGCCGAGCACCAGGCGGCGGCCGTGGCGGTGCAGGCGCAGGATCCGCAGTCGGTGCTGTCGGCCTTCCGCGGCTTCCTGGCCTGGCGCCGTACCCAGCCGGCGCTGCTGCACGGAGATATCCGGTTCCTGGACAGTGCCGAGCCAGTGCTGCTGTTCGAGCGTATGCTTGCAGATGAAACTCTCCTGCTGGCCTTCAATCTGTCGGCCGAGGCGGTGACCCATCCGCTGCCGGCGGGTACCTGG contains these protein-coding regions:
- a CDS encoding alpha-glucosidase family protein; the protein is MSHYPWWRGAVIYQIYPRSFLDANGDGVGDLPGIIQRLDHIAALGVDAIWISPFFRSPMADFGYDIADYRDVDPLFGSLDDFDRLLAKAHGLGLKVMIDQVLSHTSIEHAWFRESRQDRSNPKADWYVWVDPREDGTPPNNWLSLFGGGAWQWEPRREQYYLHNFLVDQPDLNFHNPQVQQATLDNVRFWLDRGVDGFRLDAINFCFHDAQLRDNPPKPADKRVGRGFSADNPYAYQYHYYNNTQPENLPFLEQLRALLDEYPGAVSLGEISSEDSLATTAEYTQDGRLHMGYSFELLVNDYSAAYIRDTVSRLEAAMTEGWPCWAVSNHDVERAVSRWGGHPADPRLARMLVALLCSLRGSVCLYQGEELGLAEADVPFEALQDPYGITFWPNFKGRDGCRTPLPWIDAPLAGFTTGKPWLPIPAEHQAAAVAVQAQDPQSVLSAFRGFLAWRRTQPALLHGDIRFLDSAEPVLLFERMLADETLLLAFNLSAEAVTHPLPAGTWQQVAVPGPDAGRVQGNELQLPPRAVYCARRS